Below is a genomic region from Chloroflexota bacterium.
CAATGCGATCCTTCACGCTTCCCGCCGGGTTCATCGACTCCAACTTGGCGTAGACCGTCGCGCACTCAGCCCCCGGGATGCGCCGAAGGCGGACCAACGGAGTGTTGCCGATCAGGTCGAGGACGCTGTCGGCAATGCGCGGCGTCCCGCCCGGTCGGTCCGCATCGCACCGGTCTGCGCCTTGCTCACCCAGCGGTCGACGCGCTTCCACCACCGTGGGACGCTCCCGCGGTTCCGTTTCGCCGCCCTTCGCCACGTTCGCTCCTGCTCAATCAGCGGCTAAATGTAGTACATATTGCGCGACTCGCGCTCTGCCTGCCGTGCTGCCAGCGACTCGATGGTAATCCCGTGGACCAGCCGCTGGTAGCTCTCGGCCAGCTCGCACCAGACGTCCTGCAGCACGCACGCGCCGGTGACTGTGCAGGATCCCGTGTCGTCCATACAGGAGCTTGGCGTCGCGATCCCCTCCAGCACGTCCAGCACGTCCCCCAGCGACAACTCGGCCGGGTCCCTCGCCAGCTCATGCCCCCCTGACGGACCGCGAACGCTCCGAACGAGACCCGCCTTTCGCAAGGCGGCGAGGAGCTGCTCGAGGTACGACTCGGGGATGTGCTGACGCGCCGCGATTTCAGCGGTCTGGACCAACCCGCCCCCTTGATGCTGAGCGAGATCGATCATCGCGCGCGCGCCGTAATCGGCGCGCATGGAGATGCGCACAACCACCCCCGAGAAAGTTGACTATTTTACTCTGAATTATAGAAATCCTGCTCTCGCACCGTCAATCGGTCCCCCTGAGAGCGGCTCCGTCACTGCGTCGCCTCCAGGTACTCCTTCAGCCGCTGGGCAACGTTCGGCGGGGAGTCCAGGACCTGCGCCACGATCTTCTCGACCTGCTCCGGCGACTTCACCGACAGATCGATGTTGGACTGCTCAGCGTCCGCGATCAGCTCGGGGTCCTTCATCGTCTCGACGAAGGCCTGACGCAGCGCGGCGACCCGCTCCGGAGGAACGCCCGGCGGCGCAACGAGCGGCTTCGACATGGCGAGGGTGCTCGTTGCGGCTCGGATCACCTGGCGCTGCTCGTCATTCTGGGCGAACTCTTCGGCGAGTGGCACGTTCGGCAGGTCTGGATGGCGCTCGGTCCCCTGCTGGACGAGGATCGTCGCGAAGGGTGGGCTCCCCTCGAACCAGTGGGGTCGACTCACTTTGACCGATTCCCACGGTGTGCAAATGCCCTGGACCTCGCCACTCTCGACGGCCAGGGAGATGTCCGCGGTGCCGGGGTAGCCAGAAACCAGCTTGAAGTTGGCGTTCAGCGCCCCACGGAGCGCGGCGGGGAAATCGTGGATGTTCGACCCCGGCCCCGTCGTGCCGACGATAAGCTGCGACCCGCCCGGCTGCAGTAGCTGCTGAAAATTGGTGATACCGGAGTCCGTCCGGGCGATACAGAGATTCGTCTGCACCTGCGTGCTGCCGAGCCAGTTGAAATTGCGCGCGTCGAACTGCACGCCGTCCGCCTTGAGGAGCTGCCCCTGGAGCCCGGGCTCGGAGAACACGGCGATGACCGTCCCATCCTTCGGCGCCGCGCTATAGACATAATTGGCAGCCACCAGACCGCTCGCACCGGGCATGTTGTCGACCACGATCGTCGGGTTGCCCGGGATGTGAGAGCCCAGGTGGCGCGCAACGAGGCGGCCAAGGGTGTCGAATCCGCCACCAGCCGTGAACCCGACAATCAGGTGAACGGTCTTTCCCTGATAGAAGGCCGCCGCGGCCGTCGGGTTCGGAGTGACGTTCGCCGGGGCCGGCGAGGCCGCCGATCCGGTTGGGGCGGCGCGGTTCGCCGGTGTGCATGCGAGCAGGGCCAGCGCGACGACGGCCAGGGCGCCTGCGCGGTTGACGGACCATCGGACTCCGGATCGATTCACCCATACCTCCCCTGTGACCCCGCCATCGGATTAGCGGGGGTCGAGTCGATAGAAGGACACTGCGCTGTCGACGGCGATGCTGTGCTTCATCTCTTCCGTCAGGTCGGTCCGCTCCCAGAACTCGTCGATCTCGTGGATGATGGAAGAATCCGGCTTCTCGTGTGGATAGTCGGAGGGAAAGAGGATACGCCCAGCGGGAAATCGCTGAACGACCAGCGGCAAGGACGCCTCATCGAGCTCGCAGGAGACGTAGACGTTTCCCCTGGCGATGTAGTCGCTCGGTGCGCGGCGCACGCCGCGGGCTTCAGCCTGCGCACGGTACGCCCCCTCCCACTCGTAGTCCAGGCGGTCCATCATATACAGCATCCACCCCGACCCCGCTTCGAGAAACGCGACGCGGAGATCGGGAAATCGCTCGAGCGCTCCATCCAGCACAAAGCTCGTGAGCTGAATGATCTGTGAGACGGGGTGGGAGAGCGCGTGGGTCTTGATCATATTGTCGAAATAATCAAATCCAAGTCCGCGGCTGGGCGCGCCGTGGACAGCGAGGGCGCACCCCAGCCGCTGCGCCTCGGCGTAGATGGGATCGAACCATTCGTCGCCCAGTGGCCGCCCCACGACGTGGACGGCGGGGAGGAGCCCTCCCGCGAGGCCAAGCTTGGTGACCGCTCGACGCAGCTCGTCCACAGCGGCTGGGATGTCCTGGACGGGTAGGAGCGCGAGGCTGTGGAAGCGCGGCGAGGCGCGCACGTACGTGTCGGAAATCCAGTCGTTGTAGGCCTTCGCCAGCACCGTGGCCCACTCGCGATTCTGCACCAATCCGATGGAGAGTCCGCCCGTGGGGTACAGCACGGTCTCATCCAGGTGGGCTCGATCGAGGAATTCGAGCCATCGCTCCGGGCTCGTCGCGATGGTCTTCCCGCGCCCACCCCCACGCGGAAATCCGTCGAGAGACGGGAACATCCCGTAGACAGCCGGACCGTCGTACGCCGGAGCGTAGTGACGGATGCGCTCCCTCAGCGCGTCGACGTCCTCATAGATGTGCCCGTCGGCATCAATGGCGCGACCCGAGGCGTGCGGCATGGCGGCCCCCAGACGAAATGACTGAGAAAGCATACCGCGAAGGCACCTTCCCGTATGGGCAGATGGCGGCCATCGACGGTTCGCGACAGTATCTGGTTCGCGGACGAAAATCGCCTCCGTCCCCCTCGTATCTGATCACACGGGCGTGGACGCCCGGGAGCTACTTCGATCGGCTCCGGTACTATCCGGGCGGGGACGGCACCTCGTTCGTCCAGGAGGACGGCGTGGCGCGCGCCCTGGCCGACGCCGGTGGCAATGCGCTCCAGAACCAGTGGTTTGCCGTCTCTCCTGCCGCGGACAGTCTGCTGCGGCAGGTGATCGCTGGCTCAGAAGGGGCGGAACATGACCGGCCGCCCGATCCCAGGGCCACGAGTGCACTGCGCGGGGCAATTCTTGCCATCCCGGTCATTGCGGCGTCCGTTGCGGCCGTGACGAGGCGATCGCGAAGTCGCGTCTCCGCTGCGAGCTGACCGGCCTCTTCCCATCACCGGCGGCGCTGGCGCCGCGACCAGCAGTGCTCGGACACGTGGCTGGCGGAGCTCGATCCATTGCGCACGCGTGGCCCGCGGTGCTTCGAAGCTCGCCAAATCCAAGAGATGAGGACGATCGTACGTCCTCCCGCCGGGTTCGGAGAATCGCTGGACCGGGGCTCAACGTCACCGCGTATGGCTCCGCTCTTTCGGAACCCACCCACGAGGCTGATGGCATCCACGCATGGGAATTGCACTAAAGCACACACCGCCCGATGACGCGCGACGCATCCTACCGTCTGAACAGATTGTCGTCGGGCGCACGGACCTGGCTAGTTCAGGCCCCAGTCGGTGAGGACCTTGGGTCCGTTCTCGGTGATCGCGACCGTGTGCTCGAAGTGCGCCGAGAGCGAGCCGTCGACCGTAACGGCCGTCCAGCCATCGGGCAGGAACTTGACCTGGGGTGAGCCCAGCGTGATTTGCGGCTCGATGCAAATGACCATACCCGGGCGAAGGAGCGGCCCGCGGCCGGGCGGGCCCCAGTGGGGCACTTGAGGCGGTTCGTGCATTGCTCGGCCGATTCCGTGGCCTACGAAGTCGCGCACCACGTTCATCCCGTGCGCTTCCGCGTGCTCCTGGATCGCGTGGGACACGTCCGAAAGGCGATTCCCCGGCCTGGCCTCGGCAATGCCGGCGTACAGCGCGTCGCGGCACACCTCGAGGAGGTGCTGCTTCTCCTCACTGATCGTTCCCATGGGAAGCGTGACGCAGGTATCGGCGAAATACCCCTTGTGGCTGCACGCAACGTCCAGCGAGACGATATCGCCGTCCTTGAGTCGGCGCGGCCCGGGGATCCCGTGTACCACGACCTCATTAATGGATACGCAAATGTAGCCGGGGAAGCGATTTGAGGGGTCACCATACCCGTACGCGCCGGATTTCAGCTCGTACTCGCGGCACTTCTGCCCCGCGTACTCGTCGATCTGCTTCGCCGTCACGCCCGGCTTGGCGAAGGCGACGAGGTCCTTCATCAGAAGGCGGAGCCGCCGTCCGGACTCCTGCATCATCTGGATCTCGCGCGGAGATTTGATCAGGATCGAGTTGTCACTGAGTGGCTTGAAACGAACCATTACCGTTTTCCATAACGTTCCGTGTACGCACTATACCACGGTGTTCCGCTACCTCGCCGACGCTGGCGGGACCACCTGAGAGGAGAGCCGCGGCCTTGGAGCATTTCGTCATCGGGCTCACCGGCAACATCGCAAGCGGGAAGAGCGCCGTCGCGGCCATGCTGGCGGAGTGGGGAGCCGAAGTCATCGACGCCGACCGCGTGGCCCACGAGACGTTGGAAGGGGATCCCGAGCGCTCGGCGGTTGTCGCGCGATTTGGGCCAGGAGTGCAGCGTCCCGATGGAAGCATCGACCGCGCCGCCCTCGGGCGGATCGTCTTCGCCGATAGATCGGCGCTCGCCGACCTCGAAGCCATCCTTCACCCCGCGACACGACGTCGGATCCTGGAACGCGCCGCCCGGAGCGCCGCGCCGGTGGTCGTAATTGAGGCGATCAAACTCCTGGAAGGACCACTCGTCGACGTCGTCGATGCCGTGTGGGTCGTGACCGCGCCCCGGTCTGAGCGGATCAATCGTCTGGTGAAGACTCGACACATGGCGCGCGACGAGGCCGAACGCCGCGTGGACGCGCAGAACCCCGAGTCGGACAAGGTGCGGCGGGCGGACGTGGTGCTGGACAACAGCGGGTCGCTGGAAGACCTGCGCCGCCGGGCGCGCGCCGCCTGGGATGCCATCCCGCGACCGACGGCCGAGCGATAGACGGGCTCACTCCAGAGTTGCCGAGGCGGATGAATTGGTCGCGCTCTCGTGTTGTGCGGTACGCTGCAAGAAGCCATGGAGACATCGAATCCGCCATTCTCCACGCTTGATGTTGGCGGCCGGGACCGTAGCAGCCGTTCGGCCATTCTGCCGAGCGACACGGCGCTGCGCCGCGATGGGTTTCTCCAGCTTCGCGTGGCTGGATCGCCGCGCGAGATGGGTCTCCAGCACGGAGAGCTTCTGCGCGATGAGATTCGGAGCCTCATCGACGCGGTGTACCACCACGTCTTGTACGGTCAGCCAGGCGTCGCGGGCTGGGGGATCCGTCGGGCCGTGCGCACGGTCGCCGGGATTATGGCGAGCCAAATCGCTCCGCGATACCGGGAAGAGATGCGGGGCGTCGCCCACGCGGCGGATGTCCCCTACGCCGACATCGTGCTCGTCAATTCCTTCGACGATGTGCTGGCGAATCTTCGTCTCCTCGGCACGCTTTTCGGTCGACTCGGCTGTTCGACGTTCGCGGTGTTGCCGTCTGGCGCGAGCGGCGGCGCCCTCGTGTGCGGGCGCAACCTCGATTACTTTGTCGAGAGCGCCGCCGGCGATGACCCCTGGGCAGCCACGCGGTTCATGAAAGAGCACCTGACCGTCACAGAGTTCGCTCCGACGGATCGCCAGAGCTTCGTGGCCGTGGGCTGGCCCGGATTCGTGGGCACGGTCACCGCCATGAGCTGCCGCGGCGTTGTTGTGGGCTCGCTATCCGTGCCCACGTTGCGCAACACGCCCTTCGCCACGCCCGCTCCATTTCTGTACCGGAGCATCGTCGAGCAGGCGACCACGGTGGACGAAGCGGTCGACCTGATGCGACGGACTCGCCGGACGCAGGGCAACAACGTGCTGGTCGGGTCGGCCAGCGACCGAGCCGCGGCCGTCGTGGAATTCACTGCGCGCCGGCTGGCCGTCCGCCACCCAGAGCACGACTGGATCGTGGCGACGAACCACTTCGCCCATCCAGACCTGGCCCCGCGGTCCACGAAGGCCCCCTTCTTCAGCTCCAGCCAGCGATTCATGCGCCTCCACGACTTGTGCAGGTCAGCGGTCCCCAACGGATTCGACGCCGCCCGCGCGCGCGAGTTCCTGACGGACATCACCCGCTGGAGCCCGGACGCCAACGAGTACTGCACGATCCTCAACCCGTGCACCGTCTACAGCACGGTCTTCGCGCCATCCGAGGGGCGGATGTGGGTGCGCGCCGCCGACAGAGTCGACCGCGAATACGAGGAGGTCGAGATCCCCCTCTCCTGAGACGCGGGGGTCCGGCGACTGCGCTTATAATCGCGGACGACCCCGCCGATACACCCGTAGGAGAGCCTTGCGATGTGCGCCGTCCGCGTGGGAATCATCGGAACAGGATTCGGCGCGGCCGTCCAGGCGCCGGGCTTCCGTTGCGTCGACGGCGCCGAACTGGTAGCCGTGGCCAGCAGCCGCATCCAGCGGGCGCAGGCGGTTGCACAGGAGTTTCGACTTCCTCACGCATTTGACGACTATCGCGCCATGCTGCGCTCGGTTCCGCTCGACCTCGTGAGCATCACCGCGCCGCCCTACCTGCACCGCGAGATGACGTTGGCAGCTCTCGAAGCCGGCGCCCACGTGCTGTGCGAGAAGCCAATGGCCATGAACGCGGACGAGGCGAACGAGATGCTCCGCAAGGCCGAGCGCTCGGGCCTGGTCCACGCGATCGACTTCGAGTTCCGGTACATCCCGGCGCGCGCGGCGCTGAC
It encodes:
- a CDS encoding RrF2 family transcriptional regulator, yielding MRISMRADYGARAMIDLAQHQGGGLVQTAEIAARQHIPESYLEQLLAALRKAGLVRSVRGPSGGHELARDPAELSLGDVLDVLEGIATPSSCMDDTGSCTVTGACVLQDVWCELAESYQRLVHGITIESLAARQAERESRNMYYI
- a CDS encoding tripartite tricarboxylate transporter substrate-binding protein, with product MNRSGVRWSVNRAGALAVVALALLACTPANRAAPTGSAASPAPANVTPNPTAAAAFYQGKTVHLIVGFTAGGGFDTLGRLVARHLGSHIPGNPTIVVDNMPGASGLVAANYVYSAAPKDGTVIAVFSEPGLQGQLLKADGVQFDARNFNWLGSTQVQTNLCIARTDSGITNFQQLLQPGGSQLIVGTTGPGSNIHDFPAALRGALNANFKLVSGYPGTADISLAVESGEVQGICTPWESVKVSRPHWFEGSPPFATILVQQGTERHPDLPNVPLAEEFAQNDEQRQVIRAATSTLAMSKPLVAPPGVPPERVAALRQAFVETMKDPELIADAEQSNIDLSVKSPEQVEKIVAQVLDSPPNVAQRLKEYLEATQ
- a CDS encoding amidohydrolase family protein, which gives rise to MPHASGRAIDADGHIYEDVDALRERIRHYAPAYDGPAVYGMFPSLDGFPRGGGRGKTIATSPERWLEFLDRAHLDETVLYPTGGLSIGLVQNREWATVLAKAYNDWISDTYVRASPRFHSLALLPVQDIPAAVDELRRAVTKLGLAGGLLPAVHVVGRPLGDEWFDPIYAEAQRLGCALAVHGAPSRGLGFDYFDNMIKTHALSHPVSQIIQLTSFVLDGALERFPDLRVAFLEAGSGWMLYMMDRLDYEWEGAYRAQAEARGVRRAPSDYIARGNVYVSCELDEASLPLVVQRFPAGRILFPSDYPHEKPDSSIIHEIDEFWERTDLTEEMKHSIAVDSAVSFYRLDPR
- the map gene encoding type I methionyl aminopeptidase, which encodes MVRFKPLSDNSILIKSPREIQMMQESGRRLRLLMKDLVAFAKPGVTAKQIDEYAGQKCREYELKSGAYGYGDPSNRFPGYICVSINEVVVHGIPGPRRLKDGDIVSLDVACSHKGYFADTCVTLPMGTISEEKQHLLEVCRDALYAGIAEARPGNRLSDVSHAIQEHAEAHGMNVVRDFVGHGIGRAMHEPPQVPHWGPPGRGPLLRPGMVICIEPQITLGSPQVKFLPDGWTAVTVDGSLSAHFEHTVAITENGPKVLTDWGLN
- the coaE gene encoding dephospho-CoA kinase (Dephospho-CoA kinase (CoaE) performs the final step in coenzyme A biosynthesis.), translated to MEHFVIGLTGNIASGKSAVAAMLAEWGAEVIDADRVAHETLEGDPERSAVVARFGPGVQRPDGSIDRAALGRIVFADRSALADLEAILHPATRRRILERAARSAAPVVVIEAIKLLEGPLVDVVDAVWVVTAPRSERINRLVKTRHMARDEAERRVDAQNPESDKVRRADVVLDNSGSLEDLRRRARAAWDAIPRPTAER
- a CDS encoding C45 family peptidase, which produces METSNPPFSTLDVGGRDRSSRSAILPSDTALRRDGFLQLRVAGSPREMGLQHGELLRDEIRSLIDAVYHHVLYGQPGVAGWGIRRAVRTVAGIMASQIAPRYREEMRGVAHAADVPYADIVLVNSFDDVLANLRLLGTLFGRLGCSTFAVLPSGASGGALVCGRNLDYFVESAAGDDPWAATRFMKEHLTVTEFAPTDRQSFVAVGWPGFVGTVTAMSCRGVVVGSLSVPTLRNTPFATPAPFLYRSIVEQATTVDEAVDLMRRTRRTQGNNVLVGSASDRAAAVVEFTARRLAVRHPEHDWIVATNHFAHPDLAPRSTKAPFFSSSQRFMRLHDLCRSAVPNGFDAARAREFLTDITRWSPDANEYCTILNPCTVYSTVFAPSEGRMWVRAADRVDREYEEVEIPLS